Within the Anaerolineales bacterium genome, the region CGACTCGACGCCGGAAGGCAAAGTCGCCCTCACGCCGGCATACAAATGAGGGCCGGTTCTATGGTGCCTTCTCCGCCCTATCATCGACCCATCGTTTGCGTGACGGGCAGGCGTGGGTATATGATGAAACCGAACGTTCCGCTCACCCGGTGGTATTGCAGAACAGAGGGGGGTGACCGTGCCAATAAACTATCGCATCGATCCTGAACGAAACCTCGTCACGACTCGGGCGGAAGGCGTCGTCACAGACGAGGATATGGTTCGCTACCGCAGCCAGCTCAGTTCGGATGTGGACTTCCAGGCCGGCATGAAGATCTTGTCCGATCATCGTAACGTCGAACGGCACCAGATAACGGTGGAAGGGATCTACCGCAGCATGAAGGTGGACGAGACGCTCGAGGTTAAGTTGAAGGACTGCAAGCAGGCCATCGTGACCCAATCCGATCTGCATTTCGGCATGATGCGCATCTATCAGATGATGATGCGTGACACATTTCCAAAGATCGAAATATTCCGCGATATAGCTGCGGCCGAAGCGTGGCTCTTCAGCGAAGAAGAATGAAGCGCCGGCGAATTATCTAAATCGGGGAGCAACTTCCGTGAAACAGCTCGCGCTGCCAAGCCCCTGAAATCCCTGATGCTTCACCATCTCTTTTCTCTTTGCCTCAAAATGACGTAGAATGGAAGTGGATAAGCTTGTCGATTGTCCAGTGAAAGGGGATGATCACATGCATGTTTCAAT harbors:
- a CDS encoding STAS/SEC14 domain-containing protein, with the translated sequence MPINYRIDPERNLVTTRAEGVVTDEDMVRYRSQLSSDVDFQAGMKILSDHRNVERHQITVEGIYRSMKVDETLEVKLKDCKQAIVTQSDLHFGMMRIYQMMMRDTFPKIEIFRDIAAAEAWLFSEEE